TGAAGACACCGCCGCCTCCGCTGGTCCAGGTGCCGAGCGCGAGCAGCGTTGCCGCACCACCCAAGGCTGTGCCAGTGGATGATCCCGGCCCGCCTGTCGACCAGACCACCGCACCGCAGTCCTCGCCCAAGCCGCCCGGCGCCAAGTCGAGCGATGCGAAGCCGACATGGGAGGGCCAGGTTCTCGCCGCGCTCAATGCCGCCAAGCGCTATCCCCTCGAGGCGAAGCGCAACCGCCAACAGGGCATGCCGTGGGTCCGCTTCACGATAGACCGTGACGGCCGGGTGCGTTCGGCGCGGATCGCGCGGTCGAGCGGCTTCGATGCGCTGGACCGCGAGGCGGAGGCGCTACCCTTGCGTGCCTCGCCGCTCCCCAAGCCGCCCGAGAGCGTCAAAGGCGACCGCATCGAGCTGACGGTCCCGATCGAGTTCTTCTTGGCCGGAGGCGGATGATGGTGACGACGATGGCGCTCAAGCGCCGCAGCCTTGTCGAGCGCAAAGTTCTGGCGCTCCTGCGGGGAGAAGAGATTGCCGCGCAGCCCAACGGGAAGGTACGACCGAGCCGGACCCGAGCGGCGGCGGGGCCGACACGGGCACAGGCGCGCCACTTCGTTGAACTGCGCGGTCATGCCGCCTACAACGGCTTCACCATCCTTCCAGCGGGCGCGCCCTATATCGGCGTGGACGAACTGGGTCTGTTGGCCTGGCTGGCATCCGCGCAACGCCTCCATGCTCCCGACCCAGCTCCCGGGGCTGATCCCGTCCTGCGCGCGGCGGTGCTGCATTGCGCCGGCTTGCTCGACGAGATGGGGCTGCGCCTCTCGATGCTCACGACCTGCGGCGCGCGCACTCCCAGGCCGATGGTCCTGAAGGATCGGGCCGCATGATGCTCCGCACGATCGTCGCGAGTATCCGCACCGCTGCGTTCGGCAGGAAGCGGCAAGCGCTCCATGACCGGGCAACCGCCCGGCACGGCCTGCTGGAGCCGGTCGGGTCCGGCTTGGCGATACCCGACATCCAGCAATATACCGCGCGGGGTGCCAACGGGGACTATACGATCTTCGTCACCCTGCCGAGCGGCCCGCCGCCCGGAGCCGGCTATCCGGTCCTGACACTGCTCGACGGCAATGCCTGGATCGCCGGCGCGGCCGAAGCGCTACGCTGGCAGAGCCGATTCGCAATCCAGAGCGAAATCGAACCGATGATCGTCGTCGCGGTCGGCTATCCCGGCGAAGCGCCGTTCGATCTTGGCCGCCGGGCCTATGATTTCCTTCCCGACCATTCGTCGGGCAAGCTGTCGGAGCGCTTCATGCAGGGCGCGCCCTGGCACCAACCTGGCGGGGCCGATGCATTCCTGGACTTTCTGAAAGGTCCGCTCCGCGACGATCTCGCCGAGCGCTATCCGGTCGATCGATCGCGGCAGATCCTGTGCGGGCACAGCTTCGGCGGCTTCTTCGCGCTCTATGCGCTGCTGCATCGGCCGGAGGCGTTCCGCCACTATGCCGCGCTCAGCCCTTCGCTGTGGTGGGATGACGGGCGGCTCCTGAAGGACGCCGAGGCCGCAATCGCTGCCATGCCGCGCGACCTTGTGACGGATATTCTCATCGCCGTCGGCGAGCGCGAGACGCCGGAGCGCCCGAAGATCAGCGCGCGAATGCTGGATGACTCCGCCGCCTTCGTCGACAGGCTGGAGCGCGAGAGACTCGCGGGCGTGTCGGTCGACTATCGCGTGTTGGCCGGTGAAAACCATCAGTCCCTGCTCACGGCGGCTTTCTCCGCCGTGCTGCGCTTTGCGACCATGAACGGAGGCCAGGCATGAAGCGGCGTATCCGCGCCTGGATTGAGCGCCTGTTTCATTCTCGTATCGAGGAATGCACGCTGCTGCGCGTGGTCGAGACAAACCGGATCACGCCGCATATGTTGCGCGTGGCCTTCATCGGACGCGATCTCGAACCCTTTGCCACGAACGAGAACCTGCACGTCAAGCTGCTGCTCCCGCCCCAGGGCGCGGCGCGCGACCACTGGCTGAAGGAAGAACCCGGCGGCAAGGTGCGTCTCAAGGGCCGCAATCTCGATCCGGTGTTCCGTAAATACACCATTCGCTCGATCGATGCCGGGGTCGGGCGCGTGGCGATCGACTTCGTTTGCCATGAGGACGGCGGCCCCGGCGCGGCCTGGGCGGCGGCGGCCAAGCCCGGCGACGTCGTCGGCATGATCGGCCCCGGCGGGCGCTCCGCCGCTCCCGCCGACTGGGTTCTGCTCGCAGGTGACGAAACCGGGCTGCCGGCGATCGGCCGCATCCTCGAAAGCCTGTCCGGCGACGCCAGGGGGCTGGCACTGGTCGAGATCGACGGACCAGAGGAGGAACAGCCGCTCTCCGCGCCGCCGGGCGTCGAGCTGCGCTGGCTGCACCGTCAGAGAGCGCTCGCAGGCACCACCGATCTGCTGGCCGATGCGGTAAAGGCCGTGTCGCTGCCCGGCGATGGGACGCGCTTCGCCTGGGTCGCGGGAGAGTTTGCCGCCATCCAGGCGATCCGGCGGCATCTGCGCGCCACCGGCCTCGGCAAGCAGGAGCAACTTGTGGTCGCCTATTGGCGGCGCGACGAAGCCGAGGCGCGAGGAACGGGATGATGCAGCGCCGCGTATTCCTTCATTCCCTCACGGCTGCCGCCATTTTTGGGCTGGCCGTCCCGGCGCGGGCGGCGAGCGGATGGGACTTGCTGACCGAGGCGGCCTACAGGTCGCCCTCAACAGCGCGGGCACGGGTCTTGCTGTCGCAGGCGCGAACCGACGCGGCGGCGGCGCTGCGCCAGAACCCGGCAAACCAGGAAGCGGCCATCCAGCAGGCCGTGGCGGCGGCCTGGGGCGCGATGCTCTCCGGCGGCATCGGTCCAGCTCGCGAGGCGCGACGGTTGATTCAGGCGCAAATCACGGCCCAGCCGAACAACGCCGAAGCGCATCTTGCCATGGGCGCATGGCACATCGAGGCGGTGCGGCGCGTCGGGATGCTGGCCGGGCCGACCGTCGGCGCCAGCCGGAAAGCGGGCAATGCCGCGCTCGATCGCGCCATTGCACTGGGCGGTCGGCGCGCTCTGCCTTCAGCCTATGCCACGCTGTTGCGAGCCGCGTCTGGCGAAGGCAAGTGCCAGAACGGCCGCGCGGCCGTTCTGGCACTTGCCCGCCGGGCCGCGCAAGGCACGGCCCCGACCAGCCTCGATGCAGTGATGCGGGCCAGCGCACAGCGGTTCGTCGTTACCGTTGCGGCGCCGAGTGCGAACGCGGCCGATGCGGCGGCGCCGCTGCTGCCCTTCGCCCATCTCTCCGGTAAAAGCTGATGGGTGGAGTTGT
This genomic window from Sphingobium cloacae contains:
- a CDS encoding energy transducer TonB translates to MPLGTRLFGLGGTTLVCALVLAAALFKWVGATPVIVPTTLSVFDVAEPEAPPAPDTEIPPGPEQVQKEKPQVEVVKTPPPPLVQVPSASSVAAPPKAVPVDDPGPPVDQTTAPQSSPKPPGAKSSDAKPTWEGQVLAALNAAKRYPLEAKRNRQQGMPWVRFTIDRDGRVRSARIARSSGFDALDREAEALPLRASPLPKPPESVKGDRIELTVPIEFFLAGGG
- a CDS encoding alpha/beta hydrolase, encoding MMLRTIVASIRTAAFGRKRQALHDRATARHGLLEPVGSGLAIPDIQQYTARGANGDYTIFVTLPSGPPPGAGYPVLTLLDGNAWIAGAAEALRWQSRFAIQSEIEPMIVVAVGYPGEAPFDLGRRAYDFLPDHSSGKLSERFMQGAPWHQPGGADAFLDFLKGPLRDDLAERYPVDRSRQILCGHSFGGFFALYALLHRPEAFRHYAALSPSLWWDDGRLLKDAEAAIAAMPRDLVTDILIAVGERETPERPKISARMLDDSAAFVDRLERERLAGVSVDYRVLAGENHQSLLTAAFSAVLRFATMNGGQA
- a CDS encoding siderophore-interacting protein encodes the protein MKRRIRAWIERLFHSRIEECTLLRVVETNRITPHMLRVAFIGRDLEPFATNENLHVKLLLPPQGAARDHWLKEEPGGKVRLKGRNLDPVFRKYTIRSIDAGVGRVAIDFVCHEDGGPGAAWAAAAKPGDVVGMIGPGGRSAAPADWVLLAGDETGLPAIGRILESLSGDARGLALVEIDGPEEEQPLSAPPGVELRWLHRQRALAGTTDLLADAVKAVSLPGDGTRFAWVAGEFAAIQAIRRHLRATGLGKQEQLVVAYWRRDEAEARGTG